Part of the Streptomyces sp. NBC_01460 genome, AGCGGGCGTCCCGTCTCGTCGACGCCGTCCCCGCGCGTGGTGAACTCCCCGCGCAGACGGCGGTACAGGAGTGGGCCGGTCACCATGGAGTAGGCCAGGTACAGCATCACGACGCAGGTCGACCCGATGGCGAGGAAGGCGTCGGGCGAGGCGAAGTTGAGCAGCAGCAGGCCGGCGGCGAGCACACCCACGACCAGCGTCGGAGCCACGGGGACCCCGGTCCGCGGACTGACCTCGGACAGGGCCCGGGCACACGGCAGCCGTCCGTCCCGGGCCATGGAGAACAGCATCCGGGACGCGGACGTCTGCACGGCCAGCGTGGCCACGGAGATGGCCACGACGACGTCCGCGAGCAGGAAACGGCCGACGCCGTCACCCAGGCTGCTGGTCAGGACGTAGCTCATGCCGTCGGTGGCGAGGTTCCCGTCGGTGAGGCTGGGCGCGGCGAGCAGCCCGCCCAGGACGAGGAGTCCGCCGAGGACACCCGCCGCCGTGAGGGCGGTGAGGATCGTGCGCGGCGCTGTCCGCCGCGGGTTGTGGGTCTCCTCGCTCAGCTCACCCGCGCTGTCGAAGCCGATCATGACGTACGCGGCGGTGAACGAGCCGACCAGCAGAGCCCCGAAGAGCCCGGTCCCCGAGCCGGCCGAGGTGTGGAAGGTGATGCCGGGGGTGCGCTCGGAGTGGCTGAGGAGGAGGACCACGATCAGGATCGCGCCGATGATCTCCGCGGTGACCCCGATCCGGTTGACGAGCGACAGGACCCGGTTGTCGACCGCGTTCACCAGGGTGGTGAGGGCGAGCAGGACGACGCCGAGCACCGCCGCGTTGGCCGCGCCGGTGGGGGAGAGGGGAGCCGGGTCGCCGCCGACCAGCTGGAACCCCGACCAGAGGGGAGGCATCACCATCTGGAGCGCGAGCGCCGCCGCGCAGACCACCACGATCTGGCCGAGCACCATGATCCAGCCGCTGTACCAGCCGAAGGACGGGGAGGAGAGGCGGCTGGACCACTGGTAGACGGCCCCGGATATCGGGTACCGGGCGGCGAGTTCCGCGAAGCAGGCGGCCACCAGCAGCTGGCCGGCGAGGACGAACGGCCAGGCCCAGAAGAACACCGGTCCGCCGAAGGCGTATCCGACCGCGAAGAACTGGAAGACCGTGGTCAGGACGGAGATGAAGGAGAAGCCGGCGGCGAAGGACGCGTAGCCGCCGAGGCTGCGGTGGAGCTCCTGGCGGTATCCGAAGGATTCGAGGGAGGCACCGTCCTCGGGGACCGGCGCGGCAGCGGGCCCGGGGAGGGGGCCGGTCTCCGTGGTCGTCACGTGCGACACCTGCTTTCTGCTGTCGTGCGGCGGGGGCGGTGTCGGTACGCCGTCCGCCGGGACGGCGGGGAGGAGGCGTTCCCGGAGCCGTGCGGGTGAGCGGGGGTCGGTCATGGGAGCCCCTTCGTCCGAGAGTTCCTGTCAAGCGACAGAAAATAGGGAGGGGCTGTTTCCGCGTGATGACGTCGTGGTGACCGGCGGGGACCCAAGTCCTCACGGGCGCGGGAGAGCGCGCGGCAGTCCGGCCGCCGGGAACGCACCGCGCTGCCCGGGGGAGGGGCGAGGGGCTCGGGTCCGGGGGAGCACGGGGAGCCCGAAGGGCCGGCGGGCGGCCACGGACGCAGGGGCGGCATGGGCGCCCGTCGGCCACATGCATGCCGAAGCCCTCCGGGCGAGTTTTCCGGAGGGCTTCGGCATGCGGTCAGGGCGGGATCGGGCGAGCGCGCGACGCGGGACGCGCGTCAGAGCTGTGGCGCCTGCTTGATGAACGTGTCCAGCACCCCGTCGGCCACCTTGATCGCGCCCTGTGGCCGGGTCGTGCCCGGGATGGTGGTGAGCGCGGCGGCCTGCTTCGCCAGGTCCGCCGCCTTGGTGAAGTCCGCCTGCCCGTCGCCCGGGCGGATCTGGGCCCGCAGGCCGTCCAGAGTGGCGTTCAGCGCGTCGCCCCACAGGTCGAGCGCGTCCAGCCACGGCTTCGTCTGCGCCAGGAAGGCCGGATCCCGTACACCGGTGCGGATCTGCTCGGGAGCTCCGGCCAGCACGTCCGCGTAGGCGTCGAGCTTGCGTAGTGCGGCTCGGCGTTCGGTGAGGGATCCGCCGTTCCAGGCCTGGGTGAAGTCCGCCAGCCGTGACGCCAGTTCGGGTGCCTGCGGCTGCCAGTTCGTGTCGCCGAAGGTCGGTGCGAGATGTTCGGTGTCGAAGAACGCCAGCAGGGCCCGGGTGGTGGCGGGGTCGCCGCCGGCCAGGTAGCCGGCTGCCGCGCGCCAGGTGCGGTCGGGATCGTAGTCCTCGTCGTTCCAGGCGAAGGACGCCCCGCCGAAGAGGGCGACCTTGCTCGGCGCGGCCTGGTTCATCGGGTTGAGCACGATGCCGCTCAGCGCCTTGTGCAGCCCGGCCTCCCGCTTGTCGTACGGGGCCATCAGCAGCCGGCCCGTCGTCTGCCCGTAGTCGTTGACCGGGTAGTTGTCCCAGAGGAACACCTTGCGTCCCCACACCGCCGAGGCCGCCTGGGCGTCCTCCATGCTGATCGAGGGGGGAACGACGTCCGTCCCCGTCCACTGCACGACGACCTTCGGGTCCAGGTGCTCGCGCAGCGCGGACTTGTAGGCGGAGTCGGCCGTGTCGGAGTACTCCGTGGGGACGAACTGGAGTGGCTCCGCGTCCTGACGGGCGTCGATGAAGTCGTGCTGCACGGCGTTCAGCAGGTCGGTCTGCGCCCGGCCCGCGCTGCCCCTCCCCGGGGCGCCGTACTTCTCCTGGTCGGCGTCGCAGTTCCACCTGGTGTAGCTGATGTCGTCCAGCGCCACGTAGAAACTGCGGGCGCCCTGGTCGTAGAGGGTGCCCAGCTTCGTCTTCAGGGCGCTCACGTCGTCCGGGTCGCTGTAGCAGATCGACAGCCCCGGGGAGACGGCGTAGGTGAAGTCGACGTGGTGGGCGGTGGCCTGCTGGATCAGTGCGTGCAGGTCGGCCAGCTTGTCGGCGGGGTAGGGCTCGCGCCACTCCTCCCGCAGGTACGCGTCGTCCTTCGGGGTGTAGATGTAGGTGTTGGCCTTGATGTCGCCGTAGAAGGCGAGTTGGTCCAGCCGGTCGGTGTGCGACCAGGGAGCACCGTAGAAGCCCTCGATGCTGCCTCGGAGGGGCATGGCCGGGTGGTCGGTGATCGACACGGCGGCCAGGGTGTGCTTTCCGGTCACCAGTTGCCGCAGCGTCTGGGCGGCGTAGTAGATGCCGTCGCCGTCGTTGCCGGCCAGCACGACGCTGTCACCCCGGGAGGCGAGGGAGTAGCCCTCCGCGACCAGGGTGCGGGGGACGGTGCCGCCGGTGGCGCGCAGGGCGTCGGCCACCGCGCCGTCCTTGAGGGAACCGGCGACGACGGTCAGCGTCGCTCCACGGCCGCGCGGCGCGGAGGCGGAGGCCCCGGCCGTGCTCGTGACGATGTGGCGGGCCCCGGCCGAGGCCAGCGCCTTCTTGATCACATCGGCGCTCGCGGCGTCGACGTCGTCACCGAGTACGAGGCGCACGCGGTCCGGGACGCGGAGGTCCCGGCCGGCCGACTTCATCTGCTGCGGCGTGGGAGTGACGACGGGCCGGCCTGCGGAGGGGGCGCCGCCGGACGAGGGTGGCGCCGTGGTGGCCGCCGGCTCTCCGGCCGCCTGGGCGGGAGCGGAGAGCGTACCGAGCGCCAGCAGGGCTGTGGCGCCGAGAAGGGGGAGACGGGGGACACGGGGGAGACGGTACGGATGACTTCGAGGCATACGGGTCACTGCACCTCCACGAAAGTGGACCACTACATTCAGGTGGTGGAGTGGTCTAAACCACCACTCGTGGGCGTCGGTGTCAAGATCAAGCTCCGAGAAAAACGCACCGGTCCCTGACGGGGTGTCGGTTTCTGTGGGTCCGCCCCGAACCGGTCCTGGGCGGTGCGAAGGGTGCCGAGC contains:
- a CDS encoding amino acid permease, whose product is MTDPRSPARLRERLLPAVPADGVPTPPPPHDSRKQVSHVTTTETGPLPGPAAAPVPEDGASLESFGYRQELHRSLGGYASFAAGFSFISVLTTVFQFFAVGYAFGGPVFFWAWPFVLAGQLLVAACFAELAARYPISGAVYQWSSRLSSPSFGWYSGWIMVLGQIVVVCAAALALQMVMPPLWSGFQLVGGDPAPLSPTGAANAAVLGVVLLALTTLVNAVDNRVLSLVNRIGVTAEIIGAILIVVLLLSHSERTPGITFHTSAGSGTGLFGALLVGSFTAAYVMIGFDSAGELSEETHNPRRTAPRTILTALTAAGVLGGLLVLGGLLAAPSLTDGNLATDGMSYVLTSSLGDGVGRFLLADVVVAISVATLAVQTSASRMLFSMARDGRLPCARALSEVSPRTGVPVAPTLVVGVLAAGLLLLNFASPDAFLAIGSTCVVMLYLAYSMVTGPLLYRRLRGEFTTRGDGVDETGRPLFSLGRWGTAVNTGALVYGVFMTVNLAWPRAAVYDPTGGHWYFQWFAVLFVGASVALGAVYRFRSSRRSAARTTAS
- a CDS encoding beta-N-acetylglucosaminidase domain-containing protein translates to MTRMPRSHPYRLPRVPRLPLLGATALLALGTLSAPAQAAGEPAATTAPPSSGGAPSAGRPVVTPTPQQMKSAGRDLRVPDRVRLVLGDDVDAASADVIKKALASAGARHIVTSTAGASASAPRGRGATLTVVAGSLKDGAVADALRATGGTVPRTLVAEGYSLASRGDSVVLAGNDGDGIYYAAQTLRQLVTGKHTLAAVSITDHPAMPLRGSIEGFYGAPWSHTDRLDQLAFYGDIKANTYIYTPKDDAYLREEWREPYPADKLADLHALIQQATAHHVDFTYAVSPGLSICYSDPDDVSALKTKLGTLYDQGARSFYVALDDISYTRWNCDADQEKYGAPGRGSAGRAQTDLLNAVQHDFIDARQDAEPLQFVPTEYSDTADSAYKSALREHLDPKVVVQWTGTDVVPPSISMEDAQAASAVWGRKVFLWDNYPVNDYGQTTGRLLMAPYDKREAGLHKALSGIVLNPMNQAAPSKVALFGGASFAWNDEDYDPDRTWRAAAGYLAGGDPATTRALLAFFDTEHLAPTFGDTNWQPQAPELASRLADFTQAWNGGSLTERRAALRKLDAYADVLAGAPEQIRTGVRDPAFLAQTKPWLDALDLWGDALNATLDGLRAQIRPGDGQADFTKAADLAKQAAALTTIPGTTRPQGAIKVADGVLDTFIKQAPQL